The Cyprinus carpio isolate SPL01 chromosome A5, ASM1834038v1, whole genome shotgun sequence genome has a segment encoding these proteins:
- the LOC109103684 gene encoding coiled-coil domain-containing protein 106-like, giving the protein MADDKEEEEVVVAPKIERKRDKESTMATRRGRPIKINPKYGAATDVPVSAVQENAGSSMQTAQQVCRQIPVSAVQENARTEVAPTIQIQFQNAKQTIEVQKQKILHLEDKVNSLTEERNYLRARLEDALIQKGPSEGVPTQTATTRKSSTSESSNFSTSESSDSEPPKHKKRKLRRKHRAKRHKKSKKLTSDYSKRVHTPEESLKRYYKVLNLVKQGLSKAEAYNRLNVDRNTIVIQAPIADMFSRSASI; this is encoded by the exons ATGGCAGatgacaaagaagaagaagaagtggttGTTGCGCCCAAAATCGAACGCAAACGTGACAAGGAGAGCACAATGGCGACTAGACGTGGGAGGCCAATTAAGATAAATCCAAAGTATGGTGCAGCTACAGATG tCCCTGTGTCTGCTGTTCAGGAAAATGCAGGATCCAGTATGCAGACTGCACAGCAAGTGTGCAGACAAA TCCCTGTGTCTGCTGTTCAGGAAAATGCAAGAACAG aAGTTGCACCCACCATACAAATACAATTCCAAAATGCAAAGCAAACAATAGAAGTTCAAAAACAGAAAATCCTTCACCTGGAGGATAAGGTTAACTCTCTGACAGAGGAGAGAAATTATCTTCGTGCAAGACTTGAAGATG CTTTAATTCAGAAGGGTCCCTCAGAAGGGGTACCTACACAGACTGCAACTACAAGAAAGAGCAGTACTTCTGAATCTTCAAATTTTTCAACTTCCGAGTCCTCTGATTCTGAGcccccaaaacacaaaaaaagaaagttaagGAGAAAACACAGAGCGAAAAGACATAAGAAATCAAAGAAATTGACTTCTGACTATTCCAAAAGAG tgcataCCCCAGAAGAATCGCTAAAGAGGTACTACAAGGTATTAAACCTTGTAAAACAGGGCCTGAGTAAGGCAGAGGCCTACAACAGACTAAACGTTGACAGGAACACAATAGTCATCCAGGCTCCAATTGCAGA catgttttccCGGTCTGCAAGCATCTGA
- the LOC109089577 gene encoding uncharacterized protein LOC109089577, producing MMQDRIARSSKTLSRMAKVLRKICTKAMKEYQKRRRQQMGGQQEFVVIDESNFRHKRKYGRGRASTTWRRRKWVFGMLGVKHNLRRPILRLVTRRSRNNLIPIIVKHVRPGTILISDEWRAYRGVLANMGYRHFTVNHSHWFVDPNTGAHSQHLERAWLSYKTRVWRLRGNRTEKMLKEHLALIEWTNWLGERHRRGVLGRLFRDIYHQFPV from the exons ATGATGCAGGACAGGATTGCTAGAAGTTCTAAAACTCTCTCCAGAATGGCTAAGGTCCTGAGAAAGATCTGTACCAAGGCTATGAAAGAGTACCAAAAAAGAAGAAGGCAGCAGATGGGAGGTCAACAAGAATTTGTTGTTATTGATGAAAGCAATTTCCGTCATAAACGAAAG tatgGACGGGGTAGGGCATCTACCACATGGAGGCGAAGGAAGTGGGTTTTTGGAATGCTGGGTGTGAAACATAATCTGCGAAGGCCAATATTGCGTCTTGTCACTCGAAGATCAAGAAATAATCTAATTCCAATTATTGTCAAACATGTGCGTCCAGGTAcaatcctgatctcagatgagtgGAGAGCTTACAGAGGTGTGCTGGCAAATATGGGCTACAGACATTTTACAGTCAATCACAGTCACTGGTTTGTAGACCCAAACACTGGAGCCCATTCACAGCATCTAGAACGAGCATGGCTGTCTTATAAAACAAGGGTGTGGAGACTAAGAGGAAACAGGACAGAGAAAATGTTAAAAGAACATCTCGCTCTCATTGAATGGACCAACTGGCTTGGTGAAAGGCACAGAAGAGGTGTCCTTGGACGGTTATTCAGAGACATTTACCATCAATTTCCAGTCTAA